The sequence TCCTCATCCTCATCACGTTCGCCGTGATGCTCACCCAGCGTGAGCAGCCACCGACCGCAGGCGAATCCGAGGAGGTGACCCGAACGTGACGAGTCGACCGCGACTCCGCCTCGAGGGCAACCTTGCACCGGGGCTGCTTGCCGTCGCACTCTTCGTGCTGATGGCGCTGGTCGTCCTCAACACCGGGTTCAGCGCGATGCCGACGAACCCGTTCGACGTCGATTCGGTCACCGCGGCCATCGGCTACGCGCTGTTCGACCTCGCACCGCTGCAGGCCGAAGCCGGCGTCACCGGCACCGAGCCGTTCCTCGCAGCGTTCCTGCTCGTGGCAGTCGTCCTCGACGCCGCCCTCGACGCGGCGCTCGTGCTCGCGAAACGCGAGGAAGGCGGCGAACCAGTTTCGCCCCTGCAGTCTACCGGTGACAGTCCGTCGACATCGGATTCGGACGCCGGTCGGTCGGCCACTCGAGCCGACGGCTCGGGGGGTGACAACCGATGACGGTGCCGATCGAGTACTACGTATTGCTCTCGATGGGGCTGTTCTGTATCGGCCTCTTCGGCGTGCTGACGCGTCGCAACGCACTGATGTTCCTGATGTCCGTCGAGCTCATGCTGAACGCGGCGAACATCAACCTGATCGCCTTTGCGTTCTATCACGGCAACCTCACCGGACAGGTGTTCTCCCTGTTCGTGATGGCTCTCGCCGCCGCGGAGGTCGCGATCGGGCTGGGGATCATCCTGGTGCTGTACCGCAACTTCCGTGACGTCGACGTCACGGTTCCGACGACGATGAGGTGGTGAGATGGAAGGTGCATTCGACTACGCTCCGGCGATCGCACTGTTCCCGCTCGTCGCGTTCGTCGTCGCCCTCGCGTTCGGCAAATTCCTGCCGAAGAAGGGGGCGATTCCCGGCATCGCAGCGACGGCTGGCTCGTTGCTGTTCTCGCTGTGGATGCTGGCGGCGGTCGCGAGCGGTGAGACCTATCACGAGACGCTCTACGAGTGGGCCGTCGGCAACGCGGGTGGTGCCGCGACGGAGGGGATCGAGTTTACGTTCGGTATCCTGATCGATCCGCTCTCGGCGCTGATGCTCGTCATCGTCTCGCTCGTGGCGTTTCTCGTTCACGTGTTCAGCCTCGGCTACATGAACGCCGAGGGAGAAACCGGCCTGCCGCGGTACTACGCCGGGCTCGGCCTCTTTACGTTCAGCATGCTCGCGTTCGTCTTCGCGGACAACCTGCTGATGGCGTTTATGTTCTTCGAACTGGTGGGACTCTGTTCGTTCCTGCTGATCGGCTTCTGGTTCCGCACGAAGTCGGCACCCTCGGCCGCGAAGAAAGCGTTCCTGGTCACCCGCTTCGGTGACTACTTCTTCCTGCTCGGGGTCGTCGCCATCGCGGCGACGTTCGGCACGCTCCAGTTCGCCGGCGACGCCTCGTTCGTTAACGCGGCTGACGCCGCGCTAAACGGCGATGGCGACGCCTGGGTTCCGGCTGGACTCAGCACAGACACCTGGGTCACGATCACTGGATTGCTCGTGCTCGGCGGCGTACTGGGCAAGTCCGCCCAGTTCCCGCTACACACGTGGCTGCCGGACGCGATGGAGGGCCCGACGACCGTTTCGGCGCTCATCCACGCGGCGACGATGGTCGCAGCAGGTGTCTACCTCGTCGCGCGGATGTTCGGCTACTACGCCCTGTCGCCAACGGCGCTGGCGATTATCGCCTTCGTCGGCGGCTTTACGGCGCTGTTCGCGGCGACGATGGGCGTCGTCAAAGACGACATCAAGCAGGTGCTAGCGTACTCGACGATTAGCCAGTACGGCTACATGATGCTGGGGCTGGGCGTCGGCGGTTACGTCGCCGGAGTCTTCCACCTCATGAATCACGCGTTCTTCAAGGCCTTGCTGTTCCTCGGTGCCGGTTCAGTAATCGTCCTCATGCACCACGAACAGGACATGTGGAAGATGGGCGGCCTCAAAGAGAAAGCCCCCGTCACCTACTGGACGTTCCTCGCCGGTGCGCTCGCACTCGCGGGGATCATCCCCTTCTCGGGCTTCTGGTCCAAAGACGAGATCCTTTACGACGCGCTGATCGTCGGCGTGAACGACCCGGTGATCATGGCCGCCTACGCGATGGGGCTCGTGGCCGTCTTCTTCACCGGCTTCTACACCTTCCGGATGGTGTTCCTCACCTTCCACGGTGAGCCGCGGTCCGATGCGGCCGAGGATCCACACCCCGTGGGCTGGTCGATCAAGGTCCCGCTGATCGTGCTCGGCGTACTCGCAGTCGTCGCGGGCGTCGCGAATCTCGCGCCCGTCGCGAAGCTCGCAGCGGTCGACATCACGTTCCTAGAGCACTGGCTCGACGGCGAGTTCGGCGCCATCGAGGGGCTGACCTACGGCGCTTACGGCGAGTTGCTCCACTACGACGCCGGCGTGATCGGCTCCGAACAGCTAACCGTCCTGATCGCCGCGGGACTCTCGCTCCTGCTCGCGTTCTCCGGCGCCGGCCTCGCCTGGAAGCTGTACAACGTCCCCGAGCCGGTTGCGCACAAAGAGCGCCTCGGCTCGGCCGGAACGGTTGTCGAAGATAACTACTACCAGGACGAGTACCAGGTCTGGCTCGCCGAAGGCCTCACGCTGCCGCTTTCTCGAGCCGCAGACCGGTTCGATCAGACCGTGATCGACGGCGTCGTCAACGGCGTCTCGACGGTCAGTCTCTTCGGTAGCAGCGCGATGAAGCGCTTACAGACCGGTATCGTGACTAACTACGCGGCACTGATCGTGACAGGGTTCGTGATCCTGTTGCTCGTGCTCGGACTCCTCGGAGGGTGGTTCCTATGATGATCGAGATGCTCATTGCGGTCGCACTGCTCGGTGCGGCCGTCGTCTTCGTCGCGCCGAATCGGTACGCAGGGAAGCTGGCGTTCCTGATCAGCCTCGTGCCAGCCACGCTCAGCCTGTGGATGTACACGGCCTTCGACGGCAGCGGGAACGCCTTGCTCGGCGGCGACCTCGCCTACGAGACCCAGCTCGAGTGGCTCACCTTCGGCGACTACGCCATCTCGTGGTTCGTCGGTCTCGACGGCATCTCGCTGCCACTCGTGGTCCTGACGACGATCCTGACGACGCTCGCGATCGTCTCCTCGTGGACGCCGATCGACGAGCGCGAGTCCCAGTTCTACGGGCTCGTCCTGTTCATCGAGGCGAACCTGATCGGCGTCTTCGCCGCACTGGACTTTTTCGTCTGGTTCATCTTCTGGGAGGCCGTCCTCATCCCGATGTACCTCTTGATCGGGGTCTGGGGCGGTCCGCGCCGGAAGTACGCCGCGATCAAGTTCTTCGTCTACACGAACGTGGCGTCGCTCGTGATGTTCGGTGCGTTCATCGCGCTGGTCTTCGGGCTCGGTGACGCCGTCACGAGCTTCGCACTGCCCGAAGTGACGGCGGCGATGCTCGACGGTGGTCCCGAGGGACTGTTCGGTGTCGGCGGCACGACGCTCGCCTCGATCGTCTTCGTGGCGATGTTCCTCGGATTCGCCGTCAAGGTACCCGTCGTCCCGTTCCACACGTGGCTCCCCGACGCTCACGTCGAAGCGCCGACCCCCGCGTCGGTGCTGCTGGCTGGCGTCCTGCTGAAGATGGGGACCTACGCCCTGCTCCGGTTCAACTTCACGATGTTCCCACACGAGGTCGTCGAACCGTTCCTCGTGCCGATCGGGGTCGTCGCCGTCGTGAGCGTCATCTACGGTGCGATGCTCGCGCTGGCACAGACCGACCTCAAACGCATCGTCGCCTACTCGTCGGTCTCGTCGATGGGATACGTGATCCTCGGCCTGATCGCGCTCACCCAGTTCGGCGTCGGCGGGGCGACCTTCCAGATGGTCAGCCACGGGCTGATCTCCGGACTGATGTTCATGGCCGTCGGCGTCATCTACAACGCCACCCACACCCGGATGGTCACCGACATGTCCGGGATGGCAGACCGGATGCCCGTCGCCGTCGGCATCCTGATCGCCGGCTCGTTTGGCTACATGGGGCTGCCGCTGATGAGCGGTTTCGCCGCCGAGTACTTCATCTTCTTCGGCGCGTTCGGTGCCGCCTTCGACTACGCGCCGCTCTTCACGGCGCTGGCGATGTTCGGCATCGTCATCGTGGCCGGCTACCTGCTGTTTGCGATGCAGCGGGCAGTTTTCGGCCCCTACTCGCTCGAGACCGACTACGAGGTGACGAGAGCGCCGCTGCACGACATCGCGCCGATGTTCGTGTTGCTCGGACTCATCATCGCTCTCGGCGTCGCACCGGATCTCATCTTCGAGATGATCACGGACGCGGTCGATCCGATCCTCGAAAACGGAGGTGAGCTGTGATGGCGCTGCTCGAACTGCCATCGTGGGCTGCACTCGCCCCGATGTTGCTCCTGCTGGCGACGGCGCTCGTCCTGTTCGTCGTCGACAGCATCCGGCCCGGTGAGACGGGTCGCGGACTGCTCGCCGGCATCGCGACCGTCGGTTCGCTCGCATCGCTGGGCGTCGCCGTCTGGTTCATCGTCGCCGGCGTCGGCCAGCCGGGACTCGAGGGACTGGGCGTCGTCGAACTGTTCGACGGCCAGCTCGTCGTCGATCAGATGGCGCTGTACTTCACCATCGTCGTCGCCGTCGTCACGGCGCTGGTGGCTATCGCCAGCTACGACTACATGGACGGCCACGCCTACCAGGCGGAGTACTACTCGCTGGTCATGCTCGCGGCGACCGGTATGGCGACGATGGCCGCCGCAAACAGTCTGGTGACGATCTTCATCGCCCTCGAGCTGGCGAGCCTGCCGTCGTACGCGCTCGTCTCGATCCTCAAGGACAACCGCGGGAGCGTCGAAGGGGGGCTAAAGTACTTCCTGATCGGCGCGCTGTCGTCTGCGATCTTCGTCTACGGTATCTCGCTGGTCTACGGTGTTACCGGCTCGCTCCAGCTGACGGCCATCGCCGACACGATTGCCGCCGGCGACGCCGACCCCTACGGTGGGCTGCTCGGGCTCGGTATCGTGATGCTGATCGGCGGCTTCGCGTTCAAGACTGCGAGCGTCCCGTTCCACTTCTGGGCGCCGGACGCCTACGAGGGTGCGCCAGCGCCGATCAGCGCGTTTCTCTCGTCGGCCTCCAAAGCGGCTGGCTTCGTGATCGCGTTCCGCGTGTTCACCGAGGCGTTCCCTGTCGGCGCGACGGCCGATCTCATCGGCCTCGACTGGACGCTCGCGTTCGTTATCCTCGCGATCGTGACGATGACCGTCGGTAACTTCGCTGCCGCGACCCAGAACAACGTCAAGCGCATGCTCGCCTACTCGTCGGTCGGGCACGCGGGCTACGCGTTGATCGGCCTCGCCGGGCTCGGCGCTGACGGCGGCGAACTCGTCATGGGCGCGGCCATGATGCACCTGCTCGTCTACGGCTTCATGAACACCGGCGCGTTCCTGTTCGTCGCCCTGGCCGAACACTGGGGTGTCGGGCGAACCTTCGAGGATTACAGCGGCCTCGGACGACGCGCCCCGGTCGCCTGCTTCGCGCTGGCGATCTTCATGTTTAGTCTCGCCGGCATTCCGCCTCTCGGTGGCTTCTGGAGCAAGTACTTCCTGTTCTCGGCTGCCATCGACGCCGGCTTGCTACTCGTGGCCGCCGCGCTGGTGATCAACAGCGCCCTGTCGCTGTACTACTACAGTCGACTGGTCAAGGCCGTCTGGTTCGACGAGCCACTCGCCGACCGCGACGCGCTCGCCCAGCCGATAGGCCTCTACACGGCGATCGTGATCGCCGCGGTCGTGACCGTCCTCCTGCTCCCGGCGTTCGGCCCGGTGTCGGAGACCGCAGTCGAGGCAGCAGCGATCGTCGTCGGCTAACGCAGGCGGCTGTCGCTCGTTCGACCGCGAGGTTTCGGTTCCTTTCACCCGCAATTCAGAGATACTGATCTGTCACGTCCCTCGTACAGACAGAAACGGATCGAATCGATCTGGTCGACCCCGAGTCCGACCGTGACCGCTCGAACGCCAGCGCACTCGCTCGAGTACACAATACTTACATGTGTTGAGATTGATACAGGCAGCAACGAAGGGTCGAGGGATGGAGGAGGCCACACAGGAACAGGTCGAACGGGCGATCCGGAAACTCGAGCGCGCCGAAGAGGGCGACGAGATCATCGTCGCTGACGAGGAGTAGCTCTCGGCGACGGCTGTCGAGAACGGCGAAGCGGTCGTCACGACGACACAGCGCGTGCAGCTGTCGTGCTACCAGCGTGATACACCTGTGTCACCGAGCTGGCCGTCGTCCTGTCCAGCCGCCAGAATTCTTCGCGAGCCGTCTCTTCGACGCTCCTTCTCGTGAACCACCAGAACGGACTCTGGAGCTGATGGTCTCTGGCCCGGACGTGGACGAGCGGACGCCCGCTTACGGCCTCAGAAGTCGACGTACTGGTCTTCCCACTGGCGCCGATCCTCGAGTTCGCGCTGCCCACGTCTGGTGACGGTGTAGAAGTTGGTTCGTCGGTCACGCGTCCCCTTCTCGAGGAGCCCCTTATCGACGAGGGTATCGAGGTTCGGGTAGAGCCGCCCGTGGTGGATCTCGGATTCGTAGTAGTTCTCGAGTTCGTCTTTGACCGCGAGCCCGTGTGGTTCGTCTAGTCCGGCTGCCACGTACAGGAGGTCTCGTTGAAACCCTGTGAGATCGTACATGATCGGTCGTACGACAGGAGGGGAATTAAATACACGGGTTTCTCGATTTCTATTATCTCGGTCGTGTCTCGGACTGGACACACTGGTCCGACCAGTCCGGCTACCGACGCATCCACGCGGGTATCGGTTCGACCCCGCTGTCGCGAACTGGACCGGAATCAGCGCCCACCAGTTCTTCACATTCAAATTACTGTTCTCGAGTCGTTTATCTGGACAGGCATATAACGCCGGGTGCCGACGATACCCGTCGCTCGACTGCCATCCGGGCGACGTGGGGTCACAGTCCGTTCGGAATGAGTGTGAGGCTGCAGGATCGACCGGTCGCTGCCGCCGTCGAGCGCTGCGCACCGTTCTCGACGCCAATCTCGAGGGAAGTGCTGTCCGTGGCTGCCAGAAGCCAGTTCAGGCGCTCGTAAGACGGAGTGTATGCAGCGCGGACGGCCGTCGGCCACATTCATCGAGGGCGATCAGTCGCACACAGCCTGCGGACCCTGCGTCGGTGGGTCGGACAGTATAAAGCGTCGCAGTTCGAACGACCAGTCGACATGACAGTTGGCGTCGTCGGGGCCGGTATCTCGGGACTCTCGCTCGTCCGGTCGCTCGCCGACCGCGACGTAGACGTCGTCGCGTTCGACAAACGTGACAGTCCTGGTGGTATCATGCGAAGTAAACACGTCGACGATCGCGTTCTCGAACTTGGCCCACAGCGACTCCGGCTGACGCCCGGTCTCGAGTCCATGATCGACGACCTCGACCTGGGTGATCGCCTCCGATACGGTGACGACGACCAGCCGATCTACGTCTATCACGACGGGTCGCTCTCGGTCGTCCCGCTGTCCGTTCGCGAGGCGATCACTACCGATCTACTCTCTCCGGCGGCGAAACTGCGAATTCTGGCCGAACCACTGACTGGGCCGCCACGGGCCGACGAGACCGTCGACGCGTTCCTCACCCGGAAGTTCGGCAAACAGGCCGCTCGGCGGTATCTCGGCCCGCTGTACAGCGGCCTCTACGGGACGCATCCGAAGAATATGCTGATGCCGTACTCGCTCGGGCGCGCCCTCGAGAAGGCCGGTGTCGAACGAAGCGTCTTGCTGTGGGTCGTTCGGAAACTTCTCTCGGGGCGGGAGACGCCACCGATCTGCACGTTCGAAGGTGGGCTCGGGGAGTTGCCATCCGCGCTGTACGAGGCCTACGACGATCAGATTCACCTCGAGACGCCCGTCGAACGAATCGAACCTGTGGACGGTGGCTATGCCCTCCACACGTCCGCAGGAATCGAGTACGTCGACGAGGTCGTCCTGACCCCACCTGCCGGAGTCTGTGCGGACCTGCTGGCACCCGTCGACGCGGACCTCGAGGCGACCCTGCGCCGATTCAACTACAACCCGATCGGGATGGTCTATCTCGAGTCGGACTTCGACGGGACGGGAATCGGCACCCTGGTGCCGCCGGATTCGGACGTTCGGATTAGCGGCCTCACCTGGAACGCGAGTTTCCTCGAGCGCGACCGCCTGTTCACCTGCTACGTCGACCCGAACACCGATCCGGAGATGCAAGAGCGATCGGACGACTCCCTCGGGAAGCTGGCGGCGACGGAGTTCGAGCGAATCACGGGCGCGCCCGCAGAACCGATCCACGTCCACCGGTGGAACCCCGGGATGCCGGCGTACGATCGCTCGTGGACGGCGATAGACGACCTCGAGCCGCCCGCCGGAATCCACTTCTGTACGAACTTCGTCGATCGGCCGGGGATTCCTGGTCGAATTCGGGCGGCAAACCGGCTGGCTCGAGAACTCACGGCGTGAGTCGACAGGCACCTCTGGTCGACAACCCGGAAAAACGCCCGTTGCACGGCGGTCGTTCGGCGCTTCCGCGTCCGAAGTGCATTTACCACCTGCTTCCTAAGCGCCGCACATGGAGACCGAGACCGGCATTGTGCTGTTGAACTTCGGTGAACCGGCCGAGCCAGACCGCGACGTGGTTCTCGAGTATCTCACGCGAATCTTCTTCGACAACGCCGACCTCGAGGAGGCCGACTCCGAGGACGCGGCGTGGGAACGCTCGCGCGAACTGGCGACGCGACGGCTGCCGGGGCTGATGGAGGAGTACGAAGAAATCGGTGGTTCGCCGCTTCAGGAGCAAGCCGACGGACAGGCCGAGGCGCTCGCAGAGACGCTCACCGACCGCGGCCACGAAGTCACGGTCTACCGGGCGATGCAGTTCATGGAACCGCTGATCCCGGAGGTCGCTTCGGAACTGGCCGACGACGGGATCGAGTCGGTGATCGCCGTCCCGATCTACCCGCTGTGTGGCCCGTCGACGACCGTCTCCTCGATCGACAACCTCGAGTCGGAGATCGACGACGTCGACGGCTACGACCCTGAGTTCGCGGCGATCACTGGCTGGCACCGCGCGCCCACGTACAACCGCCTCCGCACCGAGGGGATCAGGGAGTTCGTCGAGCGCGAGGGACTCGACCTGACCGATTCCGACACCGCGTTCGTCTTCTCCGCTCACGGAACGCCCACCAAGTACCTCGAGGCGGGAAGCCGATACGACCAGTACGTCGAAGAACATGCCGAGACGATCGCCAGCATGCTCGGCATCGACGACTACGAGATCGGCTACCAGAACCACTCGAACCGCGGGATCGAGTGGACCGAACCCGACACCGAAGACGTGGTCGAGGGCCTCGAGGGCGAGGCTGACCGCGTCGTCGTCGAACCGATGAGCTTCATGCACGAACAGTCGGAGACGCTCGTGGAACTCGACGTGGATCTGGCGGAGGACGCCGCCGAGGTGGGACTCGACCTCTATCGCGTCCCGGTCCCACACGACGACTCGCGCTTCCCGACCCTGCTTGCGGACGTGCTCGAGCCGTTCCTCTCGGGCTTCGAACCGTCGTACTACCAGCTTCGCCAGTGTGCCTGTCGTGACGAGCCGGGAACGTACTGTTTCAACGCTGGCCTACCACCCCAGTAGCCAGAAAGGGCCGCGTTCGGAACGAGAGCCGACTACCGCGAGAACTCTTTTGCGGTTTCGAAGAACGCCGCGACGTTCTCGACCGGTGTGTTCCGGTCGACTCCGTGGCCGAGGTTGAGGATGTGACCGGCGTCGTCTGCAGCCTCGATCACGGCCCGCGTCCGCTCGCGAACGTCGTCTGGGTCACCGTAGAGCAGGGCTGGATCGAGGTTCCCCTGGATCGCGACGTCACCCAGCTCTGCGCGCGCTCGCTCGAGGTCGACCGTCCAGTCGAGGGCGACGACGTCTGCGCCGGTCTCCTCGAGTAACTCGAGGTTGCCGCTGACGTTCCGGACGAAGGCGATGGTGGGGACGTCGATCGCGTCGACGATCTCCTGGTGCAGCGGCAGGAGGAAGCGTCGGTAGTCCGCCGGTGAGAGCAGACCCGCGTAGGTGTCGAACAGTTGAATCGCGTCTGCTCCGGCCTCGACCTGATACTCGACGTAGTCGACGATCGTATCCGTGAACGCTCTGAGGAGTGCCTCGAAGGCGTCGGGGTGTTCGGCTCGAAGCCGGCGGACGGCCATGAAGTTCCGCGATGGGGTTCCCTCACAGACGTAGGCAGCGAGCGTGAACGGCCCGCCCGTGAAACCGAGGACCGCGGCGTCGGAGCCGAGTTCCTCATCCAGAATCTCGAGGAGGTCACCGACGTAGGGGAGGTGGTCGTCGATCGGTTCGTGGGTTCGCTCGGCGTCGGCTGGCGACTCGACGGGGTTCTCGACGACCGGGCCGACGCCGGACTCGAGGTGATAGGAGAAGCCGAGTGGCTCGAGGACGGTCAGGATATCCGAGTACATGACGATTCCGTCGGGGCGGAACCGTTCCCACGGCTGGAGGGTGATTTCGGCGGCGATTTCGGGGGTCGAGATCGCCTCGAGAAAGGTGTAGTCTTCCCGGAGCGACCGGTACTCCGGCAGGTAGCGTCCGGCCTGCCGCATCATCCAGACGGGCGGGCGTTCAGTTCGGTCGCCGCGTGCGGCCCGGAGGAAGAGGTCCTTCATACCGAGCGGTATGGAGTGAGAGAGCCTAATTGTTGTGAAACGACCGACCGATCACCGCTTTTCCGTCGTCGGACTCGTACGGGGTACTGTAGGTCAGTTCCGGCACAACCGCGACCCGGCGGCAGTTACGCCGGTACGTCGGTACAGTGCCCGTTCAGTCGTCGCCCTCGAGGTCGCGTTCGACGGAGAGGTCCGCGAGGCGCTTTTCGATTTCCGTGAGGCGGCTTCGCAGGTGCACGACGTACGCGACGAGTGCGAGGAAGATCGCACCGTAGGCGAACAGGAGGAGGTAGTCCATATCGATCAGTCATCCCCTGTCGGCTTGTACGTTTTGCCACGGTGGCGCGTCTTCAGCGCGTCGAGACGGACAGTCACGTCGTGAAGTCGGACCCTGCTGCCGAGGAAGTAGAGGTAGAGAAACGAGATGGCGAGCAACGACACGAGCAGGACCTCGAACGAAATCGCTGCCTCGGCGTCGGGGTTGCCGATCGACGGGGCGTGAAGTCGTGCAGTCCAGAGCCGCGTCGAGGCGTAGGAGATCGGGACGGTCACGAAGCCAACGACGCCGTAGACCGACGCCAGCCGCGAGACCCGCGCACCGTTTCCGGCACCGGCGTAGATGAGGAGATAGCCGGCGTAGATGAACCAGACGAACAGGAAGGTGACGAGGCGGACGTCAGACCAGTCCCACCAGGTGTTCCAGATGACCCGCCCCCATGCGCTGCCGGTCACGAGGGTGAGCGTCGCGAAGATGAACCCCAGTTCGCCCGAGGCGTGCGCGAGGTGTTCCCAGAACCTCGTTCCAGTCAGGAGATACAGGACACACCCGAGGAACGTAACCGTGAAGGCGACTCCGCCCACGAGCGCCAGCGGGACGTGCCAGTAGGCGACCAGATTGATGCCGTGACTGACGCCGTACATCGAGTCGGAGGCGACGCCGAAGACGAGCGCGATCGAGACGACCCCGAACGCGAGCGTCAGGTATCCCGGAATCGCGCTCCGGAAGAGCCGCCGCAGGAGACCGATGGTTCGACGTTCGATTGAACCCATACGTCGACTCTTTCGCCGTCGATTATAAAACGTCCGCGGTCACTTCTACGAACGGAGAATCTGTTCCGCTCGAGTCTGCCACGTCGGATCTCATAATGACCGCAAGGCGGAAACCCGCGACTTCAGGCGTCCTCGGAACGCTCTGCGTTCCGATGTGCGAACGAGACGCTTTGCGTCTCGTCAACGCGGGAGGGAGCCGACAACCCGGATACACACCGCGTTTGATAGCAAGCGCTACAGATGAAACACAGATGGTGGAAGACTCACGCACTCGAACCGTCCTATCAAGCTCGATGTGGACGAGAGTGCCGCTGACCTCTTCCACCAGACCATCGACCACTTCCTCGACGCCGCCAACCACGTCGTAGACGTAGCGTGGGAACCAGACTGGAAAATCACCAGTAAACAGAAACTCCACGACCTCACCTACTACGACGTTCGAGGCGACTCACCACTTCCGGCCAACCTCGTGCAAGCCGCACGAAACTGTGCCGTCGAAGCCGTCAAAGGCGTCGTAGAACGCTGGAAGGAAGGCAAAAAAGCCTCGAAACCCGAGTTCACATCACAGTTCGCCAGCTACGACGCACGAACCGTTACCGTCAACGACGACCACGCGACACTCGCCACCATCAACGGGCGAATCACCGCTGAATTCGTCCTCCCCAACGGACAGCGTGAGACGCCGCACTCGGCGTACCTGTTCAACGATGACTACGAGGTGAAGGGAGCTACGCTCCATCGCGATACAGTTGAGGATCGTTTCTACCTTCACGTGCGGACAAAGCCCGCCGTGGAGAACGATGAGGCCGACACGGGCGATGCCAAGCACGTCTCCGTCCTTGGTGTTGACCTCGGCATCACAAACATCGCAACCACCTCAACCGGACGATTCTGGAGCGACGGCGAGCTCAACCACTGGCACCGAGAATACGAGAAACGGCGGGGATCGCTTCAGCAGACTGGAACTCGGTGGGCACACATCAACGTGCAGCGAGTCGGTTGTAAGCAAACTGGGCGTTTCGAACAGATGCTTCACACGATCTCGAACGAACTCGTAGACGAAGCTCTGGAGAACGACTGTACACATGTCGTGTTTGAGCAACTCAACGGAATTCGCGAGCGCTTGCCGCACGCGAAGGCGGTTCACAAGTGGGCGTTCTACCGCCTGTACGAGTATGTTACGTACAAATCCGAGTCTGAAGGGCTTGTCGTGAAGCAGACATATCCTGCGTACACGAGTCAGCGGTGCTCGAAGTGTGGGTTCACCCACGAGGACAACCGTCCGAACGACAACAGTCAGGACGAGTTCGAGTGTCTGAAGTGCGGGTACAATATTCACGCAGATTACAACGCCGCGAAGAATATCGGTCTGAAGTATCTCCGCGACCAGCAAAAGTCTGGGCGTGGAGGCGCACCCGTAGGCGTGCGCTTGAACAGCGGGATGATGAATGTGAACGGCGAGTATTCGCCTACTGTGTTACACAGTTAGAACGGGAGTCCACGCTGAATGCCACGCCCTTCAGGGCGTGGTAGCTTACTGGGAGCGCTCTGCCAGTCGACTCTCACTGCGAGCGACTCGATCGGATGCTCACCGATCGATGCCGTCCGGATGCCTGACCGCCGAACGGGTACGGCGATTCCGGTTCGAGACGTCGTCGGCCGGTCCGGTCAGGCGTTGATCGATCGGGTCGCCCACCCGGTGGCACCATCCGGGAAGGGGTCGGTTCGTTCTTCTGGCTCGACGGTCCCGTCGCCATCGACCGTTC is a genomic window of Natrarchaeobaculum aegyptiacum containing:
- the hemG gene encoding protoporphyrinogen oxidase, producing the protein MTVGVVGAGISGLSLVRSLADRDVDVVAFDKRDSPGGIMRSKHVDDRVLELGPQRLRLTPGLESMIDDLDLGDRLRYGDDDQPIYVYHDGSLSVVPLSVREAITTDLLSPAAKLRILAEPLTGPPRADETVDAFLTRKFGKQAARRYLGPLYSGLYGTHPKNMLMPYSLGRALEKAGVERSVLLWVVRKLLSGRETPPICTFEGGLGELPSALYEAYDDQIHLETPVERIEPVDGGYALHTSAGIEYVDEVVLTPPAGVCADLLAPVDADLEATLRRFNYNPIGMVYLESDFDGTGIGTLVPPDSDVRISGLTWNASFLERDRLFTCYVDPNTDPEMQERSDDSLGKLAATEFERITGAPAEPIHVHRWNPGMPAYDRSWTAIDDLEPPAGIHFCTNFVDRPGIPGRIRAANRLARELTA
- the hemE gene encoding uroporphyrinogen decarboxylase, whose translation is MKDLFLRAARGDRTERPPVWMMRQAGRYLPEYRSLREDYTFLEAISTPEIAAEITLQPWERFRPDGIVMYSDILTVLEPLGFSYHLESGVGPVVENPVESPADAERTHEPIDDHLPYVGDLLEILDEELGSDAAVLGFTGGPFTLAAYVCEGTPSRNFMAVRRLRAEHPDAFEALLRAFTDTIVDYVEYQVEAGADAIQLFDTYAGLLSPADYRRFLLPLHQEIVDAIDVPTIAFVRNVSGNLELLEETGADVVALDWTVDLERARAELGDVAIQGNLDPALLYGDPDDVRERTRAVIEAADDAGHILNLGHGVDRNTPVENVAAFFETAKEFSR
- a CDS encoding CcmD family protein — translated: MDYLLLFAYGAIFLALVAYVVHLRSRLTEIEKRLADLSVERDLEGDD
- the hemH gene encoding ferrochelatase; protein product: METETGIVLLNFGEPAEPDRDVVLEYLTRIFFDNADLEEADSEDAAWERSRELATRRLPGLMEEYEEIGGSPLQEQADGQAEALAETLTDRGHEVTVYRAMQFMEPLIPEVASELADDGIESVIAVPIYPLCGPSTTVSSIDNLESEIDDVDGYDPEFAAITGWHRAPTYNRLRTEGIREFVEREGLDLTDSDTAFVFSAHGTPTKYLEAGSRYDQYVEEHAETIASMLGIDDYEIGYQNHSNRGIEWTEPDTEDVVEGLEGEADRVVVEPMSFMHEQSETLVELDVDLAEDAAEVGLDLYRVPVPHDDSRFPTLLADVLEPFLSGFEPSYYQLRQCACRDEPGTYCFNAGLPPQ
- a CDS encoding cytochrome c biogenesis protein, with translation MGSIERRTIGLLRRLFRSAIPGYLTLAFGVVSIALVFGVASDSMYGVSHGINLVAYWHVPLALVGGVAFTVTFLGCVLYLLTGTRFWEHLAHASGELGFIFATLTLVTGSAWGRVIWNTWWDWSDVRLVTFLFVWFIYAGYLLIYAGAGNGARVSRLASVYGVVGFVTVPISYASTRLWTARLHAPSIGNPDAEAAISFEVLLVSLLAISFLYLYFLGSRVRLHDVTVRLDALKTRHRGKTYKPTGDD